The Neodiprion virginianus isolate iyNeoVirg1 chromosome 5, iyNeoVirg1.1, whole genome shotgun sequence genome contains a region encoding:
- the LOC124305014 gene encoding ensconsin isoform X15 gives MVLAMHSEYSHPDLDVKRRSLYDEDSLDGDNSYDVQGRESVGSAKDTDRVKLVRDRQNEERQRKLEELRQQALAAQRFREQREEERRKRIDELRSRDNDRRNQVEERKRLIWEAERERREAILRKNQEREARIEAKKKNEKSQIVFAFGSSTPRMLEPADTGGSTFWGTRRATSTTNVMMFTAAQPLTRRSSERELDGSKKRATSAGGLDRKPGEDMRMSSSMYEVFNWNASSDHHPPLTPAKIKRASLSLPPTCTNEVFDIDHKTAVQGRDSRPATIVNQRSVSGEDSDGTPGTPSLAYLRVNRRRTDLMPTIPSPRDVVPSTGRSSSAKAFARSPGRTYSMSRLDQLSQPRKRPSELSTLAEQQSQPLGASSMSRSMSHLAAAGTKSLKRSDNSRSMGTLPGAVPTPRPTRAERLRRRARDQHQQQQQQQQHHQQQQQQGIRSGEVTPSSPSRPHSSLSQQSGSSVGSSNVSLRPRTTTPRRPRPASIAGTGVTVTERHNFIGDLKVTKDSKPPLPKVHSTPKKPSTPKTAGENVAKKPIDKLIKSTKASPRITPKATPLQSPGTEHPPIIQTHVAEFIKQEEQTDIKNGDQQIIEKHEEKLDHGTEKIDINQESATLKTNISTEVTTDVIPDAQPVKTEPTIVPELPKEEKEKDSNPSKDLSAPQTLPEPVAPVVQAAVKPEKKEEKKEEKKLDKKSPEPELKPDAEGDEPADMSASMIAKTRITTEEEAKAALAERRRLAREQAEREAELERQRIEEEARLEMERQRAEEEEQRRLEEESLRLASEARQAEEQRLRLAIEEAQRREEEDRKRREEEARQKLEKEEAEKKAREEAEKQRIEMAERLKKEEEERIARRKRVEAIMLRTRGKNQPNTPTKGEGGDGDKLKEDSPGDDNKGMSGEKGGDVMTASLISEATQQFIAGEQQALHIEHNSLSTAATTTTTSSTTIQAPNPDTILRNGTHSNGVNGGSNNLLLIDNAQGNGEGEINGHNHTNHGNHGNHGNGVNSLMNEPIPLDNAASVKQNNATNNLLDLSEFDTMSNTSSGAILDLTPKLANEDSINSNLNPTATAFNPLANPFVPATTGMNANDNTNPFLQDTFGNNKTQDNNQVPDLLS, from the exons ATGTGAAGCGTCGGAGCCTCTACGATGAAGACTCCCTTGACGGTGACAATTCCTACGACGTTCAAG GGCGGGAGTCAGTCGGGAGCGCCAAAGATACGGATAGAGTAAAGCTCGTCCGTGACCGACAGAATGAGGAACGACAACGTAAGCTTGAGGAGCTTAGACAACAGGCCCTTGCTGCCCAACGGTTCAGGGAACAGCGCGAGGAAGAACGACGGAAACGAATCGACGAGCTTAGGTCACGCGATAACGACAG GCGGAATCAGGTAGAAGAAAGGAAACGATTGATATGGGAGGCGGAGCGAGAACGACGCGAGGCTATATTGCGGAAGAATCAGGAAAGAGAGGCTCGGATCgaagcgaagaagaaaaatgaaaaatcacagATCGTCTTTGCCTTCGGTAGCTCGACGCCCCGGATGCTCGAGCCCGCGGATACCGGCGGTTCGACATTCTGGGGTACGCGAAGGGCCACGTCTACTACCAATGTCATGATGTTCACAGCCGCTCAACCTCTCACGAGGCGGTCATCCGAGAGAGAACTTGACGGCAGTAAGAAGAGAGCCACGTCTGCCGGTGGATTAGACCGCAAACCCGGCGAAG ATATGCGAATGTCCTCCTCAATGTACGAGGTGTTCAATTGGAACGCTAGTTCCGATCACCATCCTCCCTTAACTCCTGCAAAAATAAAGAGAGCCAGCCTCTCTCTGCCTCCTACATGCACCAACGAAGTCTTTGACATCGACCATAAGACCGCTGTTCAAGGTAGAGATTCTAGGCCTGCAACGATCGTTAATCAGCGGTCAGTCAGCG GTGAAGACAGCGACGGAACACCCGGAACTCCGAGTTTGGCATACCTCAGAGTGAACAGACGGCGCACAGATCTAATGCCGACCATACCGTCCCCACGAGATGTCGTACCTTCGACTGGACGTAGCTCCAGTGCCAAGGCTTTCGCACGATCACCAGGTAGGACTTACTCCATGTCCAGGCTGGACCAATTATCACAGCCTAGAAAACGTCCAAGCGAGCTTAGCACACTGGCCGAACAACAGTCCCAGCCACTCGGGGCTTCTAGCATGAGTCGCAGCATGTCTCACTTGGCTGCAGCTGGAACCAAATCCCTTAAGCGATCCGATAATTCTCGTAGTATGGGTACTTTGCCAGGCGCAGTACCTACTCCGAGACCAACCAGAGCAGAAAGATTGCGACGCAGAGCTCGCGATCAGCaccagcagcaacaacaacaacaacagcatcatcaacaacagcagcagcaag GTATTCGCAGCGGGGAGGTGACTCCGAGCAGCCCGTCGCGACCCCACAGCTCCTTGAGCCAGCAGAGTGGGAGCAGCGTAGGGAGCAGTAATGTCAGTCTGCGCCCTCGCACGACAACCCCGCGTCGTCCACGTCCCGCTTCCATCGCCGGAACCGGTGTTACTGTCACAGAGCGACACA ACTTTATCGGGGATCTCAAAGTGACGAAAGACTCGAAGCCACCACTGCCAAAAGTTCACAGCACTCCAAAGAAACCGTCAACGCCTAAAACTGCTGGCGAAAATGTAGCCAAGAAACCGATAGACAAATTGATTAAATCCACTAAAGCATCACCTAGAATAACTCCGAAAGCTACACCTCTTCAAAGTCCAGGCACCGAACATCCTCCTATTATTCAAACGCACGTTGCTGAATTCATCAAGCAGGAAGAACAGACTGACATTAAAAACGGTGATCAGCAGATCATTGAAAAACACGAGGAGAAGCTTGACCATGGGACTGAAAAAATAGAC ATTAACCAGGAGTCTGCTACGTTGAAGACAAATATTAGCACCGAAGTGACGACTGATGTGATACCGGATGCTCAGCCTGTCAAAACAGAGCCAACAATTGTACCGGAGCTGCCTaaggaggagaaagagaaggacTCAAATCCGTCTAAGGATCTTTCAGCTCCGCAAACTCTGCCCGAACCAGTAGCGCCAGTTGTACAGGCAGCAGTCAAACCTgagaagaaggaggaaaagaaagaggaaaaaaaattggataaaaaatctCCAGAGCCAGAACTGAAGCCTGATGCAGAAGGCGACGAACCCGCCGACATGTCAG CTTCAATGATAGCTAAAACGCGAATCACAACAGAGGAAGAAGCCAAAGCAGCATTGGCTGAACGTCGAAGACTTGCTCGAGAGCAAGCAGAGCGTGAAGCTGAACTGGAACGGCAAAGAATT gaGGAAGAAGCTCGCCTTGAAATGGAGCGACAGCGTGCGGAGGAAGAGGAGCAGCGTCGGCTTGAAGAAGAGTCACTAAGATTGGCAAGCGAAGCTCGTCAGGCTGAGGAACAACGATTAAGACTGGCTATTGAGGAAGCTCAACgtcgagaagaagaagatcgCAAGAGACGAGAAGAGGAGGCTCGCCAGAAGctggaaaaagaagaagctgaGAAAAAGGCTCGAGAAGAAGCTGAAAA GCAACGAATCGAAATGGCTGAACGCCtgaagaaagaggaagaggaaagaaTTGCGAGACGGAAACGGGTCGAAGCAATAATGCTGAGGACTAGAGGAAAAAATCAACCCAATACACCGACAAAG GGTGAAGGTGGGGACGGAGATAAACTAAAAGAGGACAGCCCTGGTGACGATAACAAAGGAATGTCTGGAGAGAAAGGTGGTGATGTAATGACAGCGAGTCTGATATCAGAGGCAACACAGCAGTTTATTGCTGGGGAACAGCAAGCTCTTCACATCGAACACAATTCGCTatcaacagcagcaacaacaacaacaacatcaagTACTACGATTCAGGCTCCGAATCCCGACACTATTTTGCGGAACGGAACTCACAGCAACGGCGTTAACGGCggtagcaataatttattgcttATCGATAACGCCCAGGGTAACGGCGAGGGTGAAATCAACGGACACAATCACACGAATCATGGGAATCACGGAAATCATGGGAACGGCGTTAATAGCCTCATGAACGAACCAATACCGCTAGACAACGCAGCTTCTGT CAAGCAAAACAACGCGACGAACAACCTCTTAGATCTGTCGGAGTTTGACACTATGAGTAATACGAGTAGCGGTGCTATCCTTGACCTGACGCCCAAGCTGGCAAATGAAGATTCTATCAACTCAAATCTAAATCCCACGGCTACAGCTTTCAATCCCTTGGCGAATCCGTTTGTGCCGGCTACCACCGGAATGAACGCAAATGATAATACCAACCCCTTCCTCCAGGATACTTTTGGGAATAACAAAACCCAGGACAACAATCAAGTACCAG ATCTTCTATCATAG
- the LOC124305014 gene encoding ensconsin isoform X14, with the protein MADNKEEISGLAEKRDVKRRSLYDEDSLDGDNSYDVQGRESVGSAKDTDRVKLVRDRQNEERQRKLEELRQQALAAQRFREQREEERRKRIDELRSRDNDRRNQVEERKRLIWEAERERREAILRKNQEREARIEAKKKNEKSQIVFAFGSSTPRMLEPADTGGSTFWGTRRATSTTNVMMFTAAQPLTRRSSERELDGSKKRATSAGGLDRKPGEDMRMSSSMYEVFNWNASSDHHPPLTPAKIKRASLSLPPTCTNEVFDIDHKTAVQGRDSRPATIVNQRSVSGEDSDGTPGTPSLAYLRVNRRRTDLMPTIPSPRDVVPSTGRSSSAKAFARSPGRTYSMSRLDQLSQPRKRPSELSTLAEQQSQPLGASSMSRSMSHLAAAGTKSLKRSDNSRSMGTLPGAVPTPRPTRAERLRRRARDQHQQQQQQQQHHQQQQQQGIRSGEVTPSSPSRPHSSLSQQSGSSVGSSNVSLRPRTTTPRRPRPASIAGTGVTVTERHNFIGDLKVTKDSKPPLPKVHSTPKKPSTPKTAGENVAKKPIDKLIKSTKASPRITPKATPLQSPGTEHPPIIQTHVAEFIKQEEQTDIKNGDQQIIEKHEEKLDHGTEKIDINQESATLKTNISTEVTTDVIPDAQPVKTEPTIVPELPKEEKEKDSNPSKDLSAPQTLPEPVAPVVQAAVKPEKKEEKKEEKKLDKKSPEPELKPDAEGDEPADMSASMIAKTRITTEEEAKAALAERRRLAREQAEREAELERQRIEEEARLEMERQRAEEEEQRRLEEESLRLASEARQAEEQRLRLAIEEAQRREEEDRKRREEEARQKLEKEEAEKKAREEAEKQRIEMAERLKKEEEERIARRKRVEAIMLRTRGKNQPNTPTKGEGGDGDKLKEDSPGDDNKGMSGEKGGDVMTASLISEATQQFIAGEQQALHIEHNSLSTAATTTTTSSTTIQAPNPDTILRNGTHSNGVNGGSNNLLLIDNAQGNGEGEINGHNHTNHGNHGNHGNGVNSLMNEPIPLDNAASVKQNNATNNLLDLSEFDTMSNTSSGAILDLTPKLANEDSINSNLNPTATAFNPLANPFVPATTGMNANDNTNPFLQDTFGNNKTQDNNQVPDLLS; encoded by the exons ATGTGAAGCGTCGGAGCCTCTACGATGAAGACTCCCTTGACGGTGACAATTCCTACGACGTTCAAG GGCGGGAGTCAGTCGGGAGCGCCAAAGATACGGATAGAGTAAAGCTCGTCCGTGACCGACAGAATGAGGAACGACAACGTAAGCTTGAGGAGCTTAGACAACAGGCCCTTGCTGCCCAACGGTTCAGGGAACAGCGCGAGGAAGAACGACGGAAACGAATCGACGAGCTTAGGTCACGCGATAACGACAG GCGGAATCAGGTAGAAGAAAGGAAACGATTGATATGGGAGGCGGAGCGAGAACGACGCGAGGCTATATTGCGGAAGAATCAGGAAAGAGAGGCTCGGATCgaagcgaagaagaaaaatgaaaaatcacagATCGTCTTTGCCTTCGGTAGCTCGACGCCCCGGATGCTCGAGCCCGCGGATACCGGCGGTTCGACATTCTGGGGTACGCGAAGGGCCACGTCTACTACCAATGTCATGATGTTCACAGCCGCTCAACCTCTCACGAGGCGGTCATCCGAGAGAGAACTTGACGGCAGTAAGAAGAGAGCCACGTCTGCCGGTGGATTAGACCGCAAACCCGGCGAAG ATATGCGAATGTCCTCCTCAATGTACGAGGTGTTCAATTGGAACGCTAGTTCCGATCACCATCCTCCCTTAACTCCTGCAAAAATAAAGAGAGCCAGCCTCTCTCTGCCTCCTACATGCACCAACGAAGTCTTTGACATCGACCATAAGACCGCTGTTCAAGGTAGAGATTCTAGGCCTGCAACGATCGTTAATCAGCGGTCAGTCAGCG GTGAAGACAGCGACGGAACACCCGGAACTCCGAGTTTGGCATACCTCAGAGTGAACAGACGGCGCACAGATCTAATGCCGACCATACCGTCCCCACGAGATGTCGTACCTTCGACTGGACGTAGCTCCAGTGCCAAGGCTTTCGCACGATCACCAGGTAGGACTTACTCCATGTCCAGGCTGGACCAATTATCACAGCCTAGAAAACGTCCAAGCGAGCTTAGCACACTGGCCGAACAACAGTCCCAGCCACTCGGGGCTTCTAGCATGAGTCGCAGCATGTCTCACTTGGCTGCAGCTGGAACCAAATCCCTTAAGCGATCCGATAATTCTCGTAGTATGGGTACTTTGCCAGGCGCAGTACCTACTCCGAGACCAACCAGAGCAGAAAGATTGCGACGCAGAGCTCGCGATCAGCaccagcagcaacaacaacaacaacagcatcatcaacaacagcagcagcaag GTATTCGCAGCGGGGAGGTGACTCCGAGCAGCCCGTCGCGACCCCACAGCTCCTTGAGCCAGCAGAGTGGGAGCAGCGTAGGGAGCAGTAATGTCAGTCTGCGCCCTCGCACGACAACCCCGCGTCGTCCACGTCCCGCTTCCATCGCCGGAACCGGTGTTACTGTCACAGAGCGACACA ACTTTATCGGGGATCTCAAAGTGACGAAAGACTCGAAGCCACCACTGCCAAAAGTTCACAGCACTCCAAAGAAACCGTCAACGCCTAAAACTGCTGGCGAAAATGTAGCCAAGAAACCGATAGACAAATTGATTAAATCCACTAAAGCATCACCTAGAATAACTCCGAAAGCTACACCTCTTCAAAGTCCAGGCACCGAACATCCTCCTATTATTCAAACGCACGTTGCTGAATTCATCAAGCAGGAAGAACAGACTGACATTAAAAACGGTGATCAGCAGATCATTGAAAAACACGAGGAGAAGCTTGACCATGGGACTGAAAAAATAGAC ATTAACCAGGAGTCTGCTACGTTGAAGACAAATATTAGCACCGAAGTGACGACTGATGTGATACCGGATGCTCAGCCTGTCAAAACAGAGCCAACAATTGTACCGGAGCTGCCTaaggaggagaaagagaaggacTCAAATCCGTCTAAGGATCTTTCAGCTCCGCAAACTCTGCCCGAACCAGTAGCGCCAGTTGTACAGGCAGCAGTCAAACCTgagaagaaggaggaaaagaaagaggaaaaaaaattggataaaaaatctCCAGAGCCAGAACTGAAGCCTGATGCAGAAGGCGACGAACCCGCCGACATGTCAG CTTCAATGATAGCTAAAACGCGAATCACAACAGAGGAAGAAGCCAAAGCAGCATTGGCTGAACGTCGAAGACTTGCTCGAGAGCAAGCAGAGCGTGAAGCTGAACTGGAACGGCAAAGAATT gaGGAAGAAGCTCGCCTTGAAATGGAGCGACAGCGTGCGGAGGAAGAGGAGCAGCGTCGGCTTGAAGAAGAGTCACTAAGATTGGCAAGCGAAGCTCGTCAGGCTGAGGAACAACGATTAAGACTGGCTATTGAGGAAGCTCAACgtcgagaagaagaagatcgCAAGAGACGAGAAGAGGAGGCTCGCCAGAAGctggaaaaagaagaagctgaGAAAAAGGCTCGAGAAGAAGCTGAAAA GCAACGAATCGAAATGGCTGAACGCCtgaagaaagaggaagaggaaagaaTTGCGAGACGGAAACGGGTCGAAGCAATAATGCTGAGGACTAGAGGAAAAAATCAACCCAATACACCGACAAAG GGTGAAGGTGGGGACGGAGATAAACTAAAAGAGGACAGCCCTGGTGACGATAACAAAGGAATGTCTGGAGAGAAAGGTGGTGATGTAATGACAGCGAGTCTGATATCAGAGGCAACACAGCAGTTTATTGCTGGGGAACAGCAAGCTCTTCACATCGAACACAATTCGCTatcaacagcagcaacaacaacaacaacatcaagTACTACGATTCAGGCTCCGAATCCCGACACTATTTTGCGGAACGGAACTCACAGCAACGGCGTTAACGGCggtagcaataatttattgcttATCGATAACGCCCAGGGTAACGGCGAGGGTGAAATCAACGGACACAATCACACGAATCATGGGAATCACGGAAATCATGGGAACGGCGTTAATAGCCTCATGAACGAACCAATACCGCTAGACAACGCAGCTTCTGT CAAGCAAAACAACGCGACGAACAACCTCTTAGATCTGTCGGAGTTTGACACTATGAGTAATACGAGTAGCGGTGCTATCCTTGACCTGACGCCCAAGCTGGCAAATGAAGATTCTATCAACTCAAATCTAAATCCCACGGCTACAGCTTTCAATCCCTTGGCGAATCCGTTTGTGCCGGCTACCACCGGAATGAACGCAAATGATAATACCAACCCCTTCCTCCAGGATACTTTTGGGAATAACAAAACCCAGGACAACAATCAAGTACCAG ATCTTCTATCATAG
- the LOC124305014 gene encoding ensconsin isoform X11: MADNKEEISGLAEKRAGAAPEEASHRSSSAHNRHSIPKDVKRRSLYDEDSLDGDNSYDVQGRESVGSAKDTDRVKLVRDRQNEERQRKLEELRQQALAAQRFREQREEERRKRIDELRSRDNDRRNQVEERKRLIWEAERERREAILRKNQEREARIEAKKKNEKSQIVFAFGSSTPRMLEPADTGGSTFWGTRRATSTTNVMMFTAAQPLTRRSSERELDGSKKRATSAGGLDRKPGEDMRMSSSMYEVFNWNASSDHHPPLTPAKIKRASLSLPPTCTNEVFDIDHKTAVQGRDSRPATIVNQRSVSGEDSDGTPGTPSLAYLRVNRRRTDLMPTIPSPRDVVPSTGRSSSAKAFARSPGRTYSMSRLDQLSQPRKRPSELSTLAEQQSQPLGASSMSRSMSHLAAAGTKSLKRSDNSRSMGTLPGAVPTPRPTRAERLRRRARDQHQQQQQQQQHHQQQQQQGIRSGEVTPSSPSRPHSSLSQQSGSSVGSSNVSLRPRTTTPRRPRPASIAGTGVTVTERHNFIGDLKVTKDSKPPLPKVHSTPKKPSTPKTAGENVAKKPIDKLIKSTKASPRITPKATPLQSPGTEHPPIIQTHVAEFIKQEEQTDIKNGDQQIIEKHEEKLDHGTEKIDINQESATLKTNISTEVTTDVIPDAQPVKTEPTIVPELPKEEKEKDSNPSKDLSAPQTLPEPVAPVVQAAVKPEKKEEKKEEKKLDKKSPEPELKPDAEGDEPADMSASMIAKTRITTEEEAKAALAERRRLAREQAEREAELERQRIEEEARLEMERQRAEEEEQRRLEEESLRLASEARQAEEQRLRLAIEEAQRREEEDRKRREEEARQKLEKEEAEKKAREEAEKQRIEMAERLKKEEEERIARRKRVEAIMLRTRGKNQPNTPTKGEGGDGDKLKEDSPGDDNKGMSGEKGGDVMTASLISEATQQFIAGEQQALHIEHNSLSTAATTTTTSSTTIQAPNPDTILRNGTHSNGVNGGSNNLLLIDNAQGNGEGEINGHNHTNHGNHGNHGNGVNSLMNEPIPLDNAASVKQNNATNNLLDLSEFDTMSNTSSGAILDLTPKLANEDSINSNLNPTATAFNPLANPFVPATTGMNANDNTNPFLQDTFGNNKTQDNNQVPDLLS, encoded by the exons CTGGAGCCGCTCCTGAGGAGGCTAGCCACAGGTCCAGCTCTGCACACAATCGCCACTCTATCCCTAAGG ATGTGAAGCGTCGGAGCCTCTACGATGAAGACTCCCTTGACGGTGACAATTCCTACGACGTTCAAG GGCGGGAGTCAGTCGGGAGCGCCAAAGATACGGATAGAGTAAAGCTCGTCCGTGACCGACAGAATGAGGAACGACAACGTAAGCTTGAGGAGCTTAGACAACAGGCCCTTGCTGCCCAACGGTTCAGGGAACAGCGCGAGGAAGAACGACGGAAACGAATCGACGAGCTTAGGTCACGCGATAACGACAG GCGGAATCAGGTAGAAGAAAGGAAACGATTGATATGGGAGGCGGAGCGAGAACGACGCGAGGCTATATTGCGGAAGAATCAGGAAAGAGAGGCTCGGATCgaagcgaagaagaaaaatgaaaaatcacagATCGTCTTTGCCTTCGGTAGCTCGACGCCCCGGATGCTCGAGCCCGCGGATACCGGCGGTTCGACATTCTGGGGTACGCGAAGGGCCACGTCTACTACCAATGTCATGATGTTCACAGCCGCTCAACCTCTCACGAGGCGGTCATCCGAGAGAGAACTTGACGGCAGTAAGAAGAGAGCCACGTCTGCCGGTGGATTAGACCGCAAACCCGGCGAAG ATATGCGAATGTCCTCCTCAATGTACGAGGTGTTCAATTGGAACGCTAGTTCCGATCACCATCCTCCCTTAACTCCTGCAAAAATAAAGAGAGCCAGCCTCTCTCTGCCTCCTACATGCACCAACGAAGTCTTTGACATCGACCATAAGACCGCTGTTCAAGGTAGAGATTCTAGGCCTGCAACGATCGTTAATCAGCGGTCAGTCAGCG GTGAAGACAGCGACGGAACACCCGGAACTCCGAGTTTGGCATACCTCAGAGTGAACAGACGGCGCACAGATCTAATGCCGACCATACCGTCCCCACGAGATGTCGTACCTTCGACTGGACGTAGCTCCAGTGCCAAGGCTTTCGCACGATCACCAGGTAGGACTTACTCCATGTCCAGGCTGGACCAATTATCACAGCCTAGAAAACGTCCAAGCGAGCTTAGCACACTGGCCGAACAACAGTCCCAGCCACTCGGGGCTTCTAGCATGAGTCGCAGCATGTCTCACTTGGCTGCAGCTGGAACCAAATCCCTTAAGCGATCCGATAATTCTCGTAGTATGGGTACTTTGCCAGGCGCAGTACCTACTCCGAGACCAACCAGAGCAGAAAGATTGCGACGCAGAGCTCGCGATCAGCaccagcagcaacaacaacaacaacagcatcatcaacaacagcagcagcaag GTATTCGCAGCGGGGAGGTGACTCCGAGCAGCCCGTCGCGACCCCACAGCTCCTTGAGCCAGCAGAGTGGGAGCAGCGTAGGGAGCAGTAATGTCAGTCTGCGCCCTCGCACGACAACCCCGCGTCGTCCACGTCCCGCTTCCATCGCCGGAACCGGTGTTACTGTCACAGAGCGACACA ACTTTATCGGGGATCTCAAAGTGACGAAAGACTCGAAGCCACCACTGCCAAAAGTTCACAGCACTCCAAAGAAACCGTCAACGCCTAAAACTGCTGGCGAAAATGTAGCCAAGAAACCGATAGACAAATTGATTAAATCCACTAAAGCATCACCTAGAATAACTCCGAAAGCTACACCTCTTCAAAGTCCAGGCACCGAACATCCTCCTATTATTCAAACGCACGTTGCTGAATTCATCAAGCAGGAAGAACAGACTGACATTAAAAACGGTGATCAGCAGATCATTGAAAAACACGAGGAGAAGCTTGACCATGGGACTGAAAAAATAGAC ATTAACCAGGAGTCTGCTACGTTGAAGACAAATATTAGCACCGAAGTGACGACTGATGTGATACCGGATGCTCAGCCTGTCAAAACAGAGCCAACAATTGTACCGGAGCTGCCTaaggaggagaaagagaaggacTCAAATCCGTCTAAGGATCTTTCAGCTCCGCAAACTCTGCCCGAACCAGTAGCGCCAGTTGTACAGGCAGCAGTCAAACCTgagaagaaggaggaaaagaaagaggaaaaaaaattggataaaaaatctCCAGAGCCAGAACTGAAGCCTGATGCAGAAGGCGACGAACCCGCCGACATGTCAG CTTCAATGATAGCTAAAACGCGAATCACAACAGAGGAAGAAGCCAAAGCAGCATTGGCTGAACGTCGAAGACTTGCTCGAGAGCAAGCAGAGCGTGAAGCTGAACTGGAACGGCAAAGAATT gaGGAAGAAGCTCGCCTTGAAATGGAGCGACAGCGTGCGGAGGAAGAGGAGCAGCGTCGGCTTGAAGAAGAGTCACTAAGATTGGCAAGCGAAGCTCGTCAGGCTGAGGAACAACGATTAAGACTGGCTATTGAGGAAGCTCAACgtcgagaagaagaagatcgCAAGAGACGAGAAGAGGAGGCTCGCCAGAAGctggaaaaagaagaagctgaGAAAAAGGCTCGAGAAGAAGCTGAAAA GCAACGAATCGAAATGGCTGAACGCCtgaagaaagaggaagaggaaagaaTTGCGAGACGGAAACGGGTCGAAGCAATAATGCTGAGGACTAGAGGAAAAAATCAACCCAATACACCGACAAAG GGTGAAGGTGGGGACGGAGATAAACTAAAAGAGGACAGCCCTGGTGACGATAACAAAGGAATGTCTGGAGAGAAAGGTGGTGATGTAATGACAGCGAGTCTGATATCAGAGGCAACACAGCAGTTTATTGCTGGGGAACAGCAAGCTCTTCACATCGAACACAATTCGCTatcaacagcagcaacaacaacaacaacatcaagTACTACGATTCAGGCTCCGAATCCCGACACTATTTTGCGGAACGGAACTCACAGCAACGGCGTTAACGGCggtagcaataatttattgcttATCGATAACGCCCAGGGTAACGGCGAGGGTGAAATCAACGGACACAATCACACGAATCATGGGAATCACGGAAATCATGGGAACGGCGTTAATAGCCTCATGAACGAACCAATACCGCTAGACAACGCAGCTTCTGT CAAGCAAAACAACGCGACGAACAACCTCTTAGATCTGTCGGAGTTTGACACTATGAGTAATACGAGTAGCGGTGCTATCCTTGACCTGACGCCCAAGCTGGCAAATGAAGATTCTATCAACTCAAATCTAAATCCCACGGCTACAGCTTTCAATCCCTTGGCGAATCCGTTTGTGCCGGCTACCACCGGAATGAACGCAAATGATAATACCAACCCCTTCCTCCAGGATACTTTTGGGAATAACAAAACCCAGGACAACAATCAAGTACCAG ATCTTCTATCATAG